The following coding sequences are from one Salvia hispanica cultivar TCC Black 2014 chromosome 3, UniMelb_Shisp_WGS_1.0, whole genome shotgun sequence window:
- the LOC125215723 gene encoding metacaspase-1-like isoform X2 produces MSMLICCNGCHTPIQLPPGTTAFRCIVCRSIGNTASPSSAPILYPPVPPTTSSNYHGQKKAVIIGILYKNQKGELRGCINDAKTMKDMLIHRFNFNESSIFMLTDEETDPRKIPTKHNILIAMSWLVNGCKSRDSLVFYFSGHGGRQPNNTGDEKDNYDETLLPLDHGTQGPIVDNDINDIVVKPLPTGVKLHAIIDACHSGTVLDLPYLCKMDRSGRYSSWEDHSPKSGTGKGTSGGEVISISGCADHQYSDDTNALSKEKMPAGAMTYAFIQAIQNGQGATYGSILHAMRTHNLLLVTILMSTRNHFHSE; encoded by the exons ATGTCGATGCTAATCTGTTGCAACGGCTGTCATACTCCCATCCAGCTGCCCCCGGGCACCACAGCCTTTCGTTGCATTGTCTGTCGTAGCATCGGAAATACAGCTTCACCTAGCAGCGCCCCTATTCTATACCCTCCGGTCCCTCCCACCACATCCTCCAACTACCACGGCCAGAAGAAGGCAGTCATAATAGGGATCTTATATAAGAACCAAAAAGGAGAGCTTAGAGGATGCATCAATGATGCCAAAACTATGAAAGATATGCTCATCCACAGGTTCAACTTCAACGAATCCTCAATCTTCATGCTTACTG acgAGGAAACGGATCCCCGCAAAATACCAACAAAACACAATATTTTGATAGCGATGTCTTGGCTCGTCAACGGTTGTAAGTCAAGGGACTCACTGGTATTCTACTTTTCGGGCCACGGGGGGCGGCAGCCGAACAACACTGGAGACGAGAAAGACAATTACGACGAAACACTACTCCCTCTGGACCATGGAACACAGGGGCCAATCGTCGACAATGACATCAATGACATAGTTGTGAAGCCTCTACCAACCGGTGTGAAGCTGCACGCAATAATAGATGCATGTCACAGCGGCACAGTGCTTGATTTGCCCTATCTTTGCAAAATGGACAG AAGTGGAAGGTACTCATCATGGGAAGATCATAGTCCTAAATCAGGCACGGGGAAAGGCACAAGTGGAGGAGAAGTCATATCTATCAGCGGTTGTGCGGATCACCAATATTCTGATGATACCAAT GCTCTATCTAAGGAGAAGATGCCTGCGGGAGCAATGACATATGCATTCATACAAGCAATACAGAATGGACAAGGAGCTACCTACGGGAGTATCTTGCACGCGATGAG GACCCACAACTTACTTCTGGTCACCATTTTAATGTCTACACGGAACCATTTTCACTCTGAGTAG
- the LOC125215723 gene encoding metacaspase-1-like isoform X1, which produces MSMLICCNGCHTPIQLPPGTTAFRCIVCRSIGNTASPSSAPILYPPVPPTTSSNYHGQKKAVIIGILYKNQKGELRGCINDAKTMKDMLIHRFNFNESSIFMLTDEETDPRKIPTKHNILIAMSWLVNGCKSRDSLVFYFSGHGGRQPNNTGDEKDNYDETLLPLDHGTQGPIVDNDINDIVVKPLPTGVKLHAIIDACHSGTVLDLPYLCKMDRSGRYSSWEDHSPKSGTGKGTSGGEVISISGCADHQYSDDTNALSKEKMPAGAMTYAFIQAIQNGQGATYGSILHAMRYTISTRYKPGAVGRKQDPQLTSGHHFNVYTEPFSL; this is translated from the exons ATGTCGATGCTAATCTGTTGCAACGGCTGTCATACTCCCATCCAGCTGCCCCCGGGCACCACAGCCTTTCGTTGCATTGTCTGTCGTAGCATCGGAAATACAGCTTCACCTAGCAGCGCCCCTATTCTATACCCTCCGGTCCCTCCCACCACATCCTCCAACTACCACGGCCAGAAGAAGGCAGTCATAATAGGGATCTTATATAAGAACCAAAAAGGAGAGCTTAGAGGATGCATCAATGATGCCAAAACTATGAAAGATATGCTCATCCACAGGTTCAACTTCAACGAATCCTCAATCTTCATGCTTACTG acgAGGAAACGGATCCCCGCAAAATACCAACAAAACACAATATTTTGATAGCGATGTCTTGGCTCGTCAACGGTTGTAAGTCAAGGGACTCACTGGTATTCTACTTTTCGGGCCACGGGGGGCGGCAGCCGAACAACACTGGAGACGAGAAAGACAATTACGACGAAACACTACTCCCTCTGGACCATGGAACACAGGGGCCAATCGTCGACAATGACATCAATGACATAGTTGTGAAGCCTCTACCAACCGGTGTGAAGCTGCACGCAATAATAGATGCATGTCACAGCGGCACAGTGCTTGATTTGCCCTATCTTTGCAAAATGGACAG AAGTGGAAGGTACTCATCATGGGAAGATCATAGTCCTAAATCAGGCACGGGGAAAGGCACAAGTGGAGGAGAAGTCATATCTATCAGCGGTTGTGCGGATCACCAATATTCTGATGATACCAAT GCTCTATCTAAGGAGAAGATGCCTGCGGGAGCAATGACATATGCATTCATACAAGCAATACAGAATGGACAAGGAGCTACCTACGGGAGTATCTTGCACGCGATGAGGTATACCATCTCCACCCGTTACAAACCAGGTGCTGTTGGCCGGAAACAG GACCCACAACTTACTTCTGGTCACCATTTTAATGTCTACACGGAACCATTTTCACTCTGA
- the LOC125215723 gene encoding metacaspase-1-like isoform X3 yields the protein MSMLICCNGCHTPIQLPPGTTAFRCIVCRSIGNTASPSSAPILYPPVPPTTSSNYHGQKKAVIIGILYKNQKGELRGCINDAKTMKDMLIHRFNFNESSIFMLTAMSWLVNGCKSRDSLVFYFSGHGGRQPNNTGDEKDNYDETLLPLDHGTQGPIVDNDINDIVVKPLPTGVKLHAIIDACHSGTVLDLPYLCKMDRSGRYSSWEDHSPKSGTGKGTSGGEVISISGCADHQYSDDTNALSKEKMPAGAMTYAFIQAIQNGQGATYGSILHAMRYTISTRYKPGAVGRKQDPQLTSGHHFNVYTEPFSL from the exons ATGTCGATGCTAATCTGTTGCAACGGCTGTCATACTCCCATCCAGCTGCCCCCGGGCACCACAGCCTTTCGTTGCATTGTCTGTCGTAGCATCGGAAATACAGCTTCACCTAGCAGCGCCCCTATTCTATACCCTCCGGTCCCTCCCACCACATCCTCCAACTACCACGGCCAGAAGAAGGCAGTCATAATAGGGATCTTATATAAGAACCAAAAAGGAGAGCTTAGAGGATGCATCAATGATGCCAAAACTATGAAAGATATGCTCATCCACAGGTTCAACTTCAACGAATCCTCAATCTTCATGCTTACTG CGATGTCTTGGCTCGTCAACGGTTGTAAGTCAAGGGACTCACTGGTATTCTACTTTTCGGGCCACGGGGGGCGGCAGCCGAACAACACTGGAGACGAGAAAGACAATTACGACGAAACACTACTCCCTCTGGACCATGGAACACAGGGGCCAATCGTCGACAATGACATCAATGACATAGTTGTGAAGCCTCTACCAACCGGTGTGAAGCTGCACGCAATAATAGATGCATGTCACAGCGGCACAGTGCTTGATTTGCCCTATCTTTGCAAAATGGACAG AAGTGGAAGGTACTCATCATGGGAAGATCATAGTCCTAAATCAGGCACGGGGAAAGGCACAAGTGGAGGAGAAGTCATATCTATCAGCGGTTGTGCGGATCACCAATATTCTGATGATACCAAT GCTCTATCTAAGGAGAAGATGCCTGCGGGAGCAATGACATATGCATTCATACAAGCAATACAGAATGGACAAGGAGCTACCTACGGGAGTATCTTGCACGCGATGAGGTATACCATCTCCACCCGTTACAAACCAGGTGCTGTTGGCCGGAAACAG GACCCACAACTTACTTCTGGTCACCATTTTAATGTCTACACGGAACCATTTTCACTCTGA